A stretch of the Polluticoccus soli genome encodes the following:
- a CDS encoding START-like domain-containing protein produces MKKKTMYSLEFPVRCSPSILYEFLSTPVGLQEWFADKVDQRDQTFYFSWNGAVDTAEVLEQAENSFIRYRWDYYGDDEFFEFSIDQSPITNETILRITDFADKADLKDQERLWNSQVSDLKHRIGS; encoded by the coding sequence ATGAAGAAAAAGACAATGTACTCCCTGGAGTTTCCGGTTAGGTGTTCACCTTCCATATTATATGAGTTCTTATCAACGCCCGTTGGTCTGCAGGAATGGTTCGCCGATAAAGTCGACCAACGTGATCAGACATTCTATTTTAGCTGGAATGGCGCGGTAGATACGGCAGAAGTGCTGGAGCAGGCAGAAAATTCGTTCATTCGCTATCGCTGGGACTACTATGGTGATGATGAATTTTTCGAATTCAGCATAGACCAAAGTCCGATAACGAACGAGACCATTTTAAGGATCACAGATTTTGCAGACAAAGCCGACCTGAAAGACCAGGAGCGACTTTGGAACTCGCAGGTGAGCGACCTGAAACACCGCATAGGCAGCTAA
- a CDS encoding LptF/LptG family permease, giving the protein MIKKLDILILRSFIGPFIVTFFITLFVLVMQFFWLYMDELIGKGLGTWLIVQLLFYMSTTMVPLALPLGILLASIMTFGNMGENFELVAIKSAGISLLRFMRPLLLFIVFISALGFLFNNNVIPFANLKALSLLYDLRNSKPALNIRAGQFNSDIKDYAIRVGEKDNDGKTIRNVVIYDHTSGMGNEKVVLAKQGEMIPSPDKQYMIFRLKDGWRYDESAGTGNSQANKQIRMYFKNWDKVFDLSSFKLNRTNEDLFKDAYQMMDVAQLTERIDSMKRHQKRLHDNVNVYLGPYITILSKGDDRKTLLAKMPSKPVHKYDSSFLNVVNDTLRYRVTQLAASQVRNSQSLIGITAVDYKIQNDNYLKFNVEWHRKFTLSFACVLLFLIGAPLGAIIRKGGLGMPLVIAVAFFVVFHIMSITGEKLAKTGAVEPGIGMWMATVMLLPIAFILIRQARNDSQIFSKEWYVRAWNRISGLWSRKAA; this is encoded by the coding sequence TTGATAAAAAAACTGGACATACTCATCCTACGCAGCTTTATAGGTCCATTTATCGTTACCTTCTTCATTACGCTGTTCGTACTGGTCATGCAGTTTTTCTGGCTGTATATGGACGAATTGATCGGGAAGGGGCTTGGAACCTGGCTTATCGTGCAGCTGCTGTTCTATATGTCTACTACCATGGTGCCCCTGGCGCTGCCTCTTGGCATCCTGCTGGCGTCTATCATGACCTTTGGTAACATGGGCGAGAACTTCGAGCTCGTAGCTATCAAATCGGCAGGCATCTCGTTGCTGCGTTTTATGAGGCCGCTATTGCTGTTCATCGTCTTTATCAGTGCTCTTGGCTTCTTGTTCAACAATAACGTTATCCCGTTTGCCAATCTTAAGGCGCTATCGCTTCTATACGATCTAAGGAACTCAAAACCGGCACTGAATATACGTGCAGGCCAGTTCAATTCTGACATCAAAGACTATGCTATCAGGGTAGGTGAGAAGGATAACGATGGCAAGACGATCCGTAATGTGGTTATCTACGATCACACCTCGGGTATGGGCAATGAAAAGGTCGTATTGGCCAAGCAGGGCGAAATGATACCATCGCCCGATAAGCAATACATGATCTTCAGGCTGAAAGACGGCTGGCGTTACGATGAAAGTGCCGGTACAGGAAACAGCCAGGCCAATAAGCAGATACGCATGTACTTCAAAAACTGGGACAAGGTTTTTGATCTATCGTCGTTCAAACTAAACCGTACTAACGAGGACTTGTTCAAAGACGCCTACCAGATGATGGATGTGGCGCAGCTGACAGAACGCATTGACAGCATGAAGCGCCATCAGAAACGTCTTCATGACAATGTGAACGTGTACCTGGGCCCATATATAACCATACTATCCAAAGGCGACGACAGGAAAACCCTTTTGGCTAAGATGCCATCAAAACCGGTGCATAAATACGATTCAAGCTTTTTGAACGTGGTCAATGATACCTTGCGTTACAGGGTGACGCAGCTAGCCGCCAGCCAGGTACGCAATTCGCAAAGTCTTATCGGTATTACCGCGGTCGACTATAAAATACAAAACGACAATTACCTGAAGTTTAATGTGGAGTGGCATAGGAAATTTACCTTGTCGTTTGCCTGCGTGTTGTTGTTTTTGATCGGTGCTCCGTTAGGGGCCATCATCCGTAAAGGTGGTTTAGGTATGCCGCTTGTTATTGCCGTTGCTTTCTTCGTTGTATTCCATATTATGTCGATAACCGGTGAGAAGCTTGCTAAAACAGGTGCGGTTGAACCGGGCATCGGTATGTGGATGGCAACAGTTATGCTACTCCCTATTGCATTTATTCTCATTCGCCAGGCCAGGAACGATTCCCAGATCTTTAGTAAGGAATGGTACGTTCGGGCGTGGAACAGAATTTCCGGACTATGGTCAAGAAAAGCCGCTTAA